Part of the Oncorhynchus kisutch isolate 150728-3 linkage group LG2, Okis_V2, whole genome shotgun sequence genome, cgatcattcagagtatctctaccgctcctgctgtctctagagcgttgaaacagcaggtctgggacagttAGCACGTTCGGTGAATAGGTCAGGAATTTCATAGCCGCaggaagaacagttgaaactggagcagcagcacaaccaggtggactggggacagcaaggagaccTCAGGGcagatggtcctagggctcaggtcctctgagaaaaAAAGAtaattagagagcatacttaaattcacacaggacactgggtaagacaggagaaatactccagaaaaacactgaccctagccccccgacacaaactattgcagcataaatactggaggctgagacagaaggggtcGGGAAACACTGGCCCCGTCTGACTATACTCCTGGACAGggcctgagacaaggccgagtatagctcacaaagatctcccccacggcacaacccaagtgggggcgccaacccggacaggaagatcacatcagtgactcaacccactcaagtgacgcacccctcctagggatggcatggaagagcaaaTGTAAGCCAGTGacttgaggcagagaatcccagtggagagaggggaaccagccaggcagagacagccaaGGGCGGTTTGTTGATCCAGTGCGTTTCCGTTCACCTAGACCCTACGCACGCTCCATTGTATCTAACGGGTGAAAACATTTAACAGAGACATGTGACTTCTGAATGTGCTCAACAGGTGATTAGGTTACATTGACTAAGCTTTCTGCTCATATTTCCATCTATATATTATCTGTATACTTACTGGGATAATACATTTTTAGACTGGGCCAATAACCTTTTTGAATATTCGCAATTAGCCTATTCTCAAATGGCAGTCAAGTAAACTCTAAATTGTGACCTATTATGCTATGGCAACCACACGGCAAAGGGCTGTTATTATGTATGATGCATCgctgagtgcctggatacagcccttagccgtagtatattggccgtataccacacacccctgaggttccttattgctattataaactggttaccaatgttaTTAAagtagttttttattttatttttatttcacctttatttaaccaggtaggctagttgagaacaagttctcatttgcaactgcgacctggccaagataaagcatagcagtgtgaacagacaacacagagttacacatggagtaaacaattaacaagtcaataacacagtagaaaagaaaaaaagagagtctatatacattgtgtgcaaaaggcatgagggggtaggcaaataattacaattttgcagattaacactggagtgataaatgatcagatggtcatgtacaggtagagatattggtgtgcaaaagagcagaaaagtaaataaataaaaacagtatggggatgaggtaggtaaaaatgggtgagctatttactgatagactatgtacagctgcagcgatcggttagctgctcagatagcagatgtttgaagttggtgagggagataaagtctccaacttcagcgatttttgcaattcgttccagtcacaggcagcagagaactggaacgaaaggcagccaaatgaggtgttggctttagggatgatcagtgagatacacctgctggagcgcgtgctaccggtgggtgttgccatcgtgaccagtgaactgagaaaaggcggagctttacctagcatggacttgtagatgacctggagccagtgggtctggcgacgaatatgtagcgagggccagccgactagagcatacaggtcgcagtggtgggtggtataaggtgctttagtgacaaaacggatggcactgtgataaactgcatccagtttgctgagtagagtgttggaagcaattttgtagatgacatcgccgaagtcgaggatcggtaggatagtcagttttactagggtaagtttgacggcgtgagtgaaggaggctttgttgcggaatagaaagccgactctagatttgattttcgattggagatgtttgatatgagtctggaaggagagtttgcagtctagccagacacctaggcacttatagatgtccacatattcaaggtcggaaccatccagggtggtgatgctagtcaggcgtgcgggtgcaggcagcgaacggttgaaaagcatgcatttggttttactagcgtttaagagcagttggaggccatggaaggagtgttgtatggcattgaagctcgtttggaggttagatagcacagtgtccaaggacgggccggaagtatatagaatggtgtcgtctgcgtagaggtggatcagggaatcgcccgcagcaagagcaacatcattgatatatacagagaaaagagtctgcccgagaattgaaccctgtggcacccccatagagactgccagaggaccggacagcatgccctccgatttgacacacggaactctgtctgcaaagtagttggtgaaccaggcaaggcagtcatcagaaaaaccgaggctactgagtctgccgataagaatatggtgattgacagagtcgaaagccttggcaaggtcgatgaagacggctgcacagtactgtcttttatcgatggcggttatgatatcgtttagtaccttgagcgtggctgaggtgcacccgtgaccggctcggaaaccagattgcacagcggagaaggtacggtgggattctagatggtcagtgacctgtttgttgacttggctttcgaagaccttagataggcagggcaggatggatataggtctgtaacagtttgggtccagggtgtctccccctttgaagagggggatgactgcggcagctttccaatccttggggatctcagacgatatgaaagagaggttgaacaggctggtaataggggttgcgacaatggcggcggatagtttcagaaatagagggtccagattgtcaagcccagctgatttgtacgggtccaggttttgtcatacccatggtatacgatctgatataccacggctgtcagccaatcaggattcagggctcgaacaacccagtttataatgacTGTTGTTGCCCTGCCTGGCAAACATGGATGTGTGTCTGTTATCTGTGTCAATGCAACGTGTTGAAGTCATCTGAGGTGGTTAACAAACGAAAGGGTTAACCATAGAAAATCATAGAGGCCTCTAGTAGCCAAAAGGCTATTttagcatgggcagtgccattgagggcttccaccgtGCTTccgccattttaaagtagtaaGCTGTGTGGTGTTCCTATTGGTTGTAGCCTCAACAGCGACTCCGATGCTGTCACAGGCGCTATAATGGCATCGTAATGGAGACGactcctctgtctatctctatgggGTTAACGAATGGGCGGAGACTAGCGGCTGGATTTGCAACTATAGAGactgattaaaacacacatttGCTAGGGAAAAACTATTCTAATAAAGTGAAATTCTATTCTACATTTAGACCGAACTTCTACTTTCAACTAATTTTGACTGGCAATTATTGCACAAAAATAAGGGCTTATAACCATTTGAAAAGTTATGGAAAACAATAACCAATGGTGTCAGTTATGAGTGAACTCCGGACATCATGGTAAACTGGCTCTGCATAACTACTTTCAAAAATCACAGCTTTTGACTCCTTAAACCCAACATTGCAAAATATTGTTTTCCTCCTGTTGTGCGGAATTCTTCAGAAGGACAAtgaattgtaatgtttgtttggaGGTCGCGTTTACATTATGAGGCCGATTAGCTTTGCTGGAGTTCAAATGGACAAAGAGAATGGTTCACTAGTCTTCACCGACCGAGCAGACAGAACCTGGATCTAAAGTGAGGTTCGACTGCCGACTTCAGTGCCATAACTTCACAAACATAGACTTTTGAATATCGGACCCACTACGAGGAAATTATGTGGAGCCCGTGGCAGTTGGTGTACCGTACAGCCTTCGGCTGCATGGTTCTGGAAATATTTATTCACAATGTTGCACAAGGTAAGAACGTTTTTTCTTCTTGAAACTGAGGAGCAAAACATTATTCTCGAAACGTGTTCTAAATGGCCTATACTGGCTGTAATCCACGGGAAAGTGTTCTAGAAGACTAGTTTTCATATGCAGTCGCTTGTTATAGTGTATTAAAAGTGGGACAATCGTTATAGTAGCCGTGAAAATCATGCAACAATGTTGCCATACACACTCGATTGTTTCCCTGTGAAAACTAAATAGTCTGTTGTGGTTGTCACTCTTTCAAATGTTTGACACGTTGCATTGAAGTGTAAATTCATGTTTGAATAATAAAGGCTATTTCTAAACCAACATCTTCGATCATATACCTTTAAATCGATTTAAGCACTATGTTTCACGCTGACGTGGAAGAAATGATCTAAATTGTAATTGCCATATTCCACCTGCGCTTGAATAAGAAAAATACTAAATATGTGTGTATTACATGTCTGTTCACGTGAGTTTGATTGTCTGTAAATCTAATGTAATGAACGATCAACACTGTTCCAGAGATTCTGTTTGGTTACTTTTACTACTTTCTCATTAGGACTCAATGTTTGTATGAGTGGCAGCGCTACATCCTGTGAAGAATGCCTCCTCATCTCTCCGAGCTGCGCCTGGTGCGCGCAAGAGGTAGGGCATGTGCCTCACTCCTCCAGTGTTAGGTTTACAATGCACCACTGTGGTGGTGAGATTAGTAATACTCTCACAAAATGTCTAAATGTGACATACTGAACCCAATAGTTGTCTTAGTGTGAGGTGAGGACTCTCATACTGCTGTGTAGTGTTTCGAGTTCACATGCAAAACGAAAAGCCATCATCACTCCTGAGCATGTTTGAGCCAACAGGATGTAAGAGTGCACCTGTGCAGTTCTGGAAATTTGTTCTCTGTACATAGTGGATTGTCTACACCTGCTTTCAGACCTACAATTGTCTCACAGAACTAAAAGAAAAATTTAGAAGATTACCCCTATCCTTTAATTTCGCTTACCAATACTCAACTGAAGCGGAGAGGCAGGGCTGAGAGGCAGACAAGTGTGTACTCTAGCTTTTACATTGCATGACAGGTGTCATTAGTTTGTTCTTTCCTCAGGAGTTTGGCAGGGCGAGGACCCTGACGTCACGGTGTGACTTGAGTCAGAACCTGCAGAAGAGAGGCTGTGAGGCCCATAACATAGAGAGTCCTAGTAGCACAACCATGGTAGTGAAGAGCGAACCCCTCAGCTCCAAAGGCTCCGGGCCGACCCAGTATGATGTCATCCAGATCATGCCCCAGAAGATCTCCCTGAATCTTAGACCAGGTAAGCCCAGTCCTAGCCTAGTGATCCAGTCTTTTTGTGCCATGTAGGCCTATGTCATGTATGAGACCAGGCAAGCACAGAGAATCAACCCTCTCAGAGCACAATGTGACAGGGTTTGAGCACAAAGGTAACAGGGTTTGAACCAAAGGTTGGAGAGACATGAGCTGTATATGGAACACTGTTTACACtgtttactgaacaaaaatatagaaaCGCAACATGTTACAGTTCCTATTAGGaaaatcagtaaattgaaatacatttattaggtCCTAAtggttttcacatgactgggcacggGCGCagacatgggtgggcctgggaaggcataggcccacccacttaggAGCCAGACTGGGATGCTGGCCCAGCCGATCAGAACAAGTTTCCCCCCACAAAAGGGCGTTATATAATAGAttgaaatactcctcagtttcatcagatgTCCGGATGGCTGgtgtcagacgatcccgcaggtgaagaagccggatgtggaggtccgggctggcgtggttacacatgatctgcggttgtgagaccggttggacagactgccaaattctctaaaacggcattggtagagaaattaacattttaaATTATCTGACAACacttctggtggacattcctgcagtcagcattccgactgcacgctccctcaacttgagacaactgtggcattgtgttgtgtgacaaaactgcacattttagagtggccttttattttccccagcacaaggtgcacctgtgtatagTGTTCATGCTgtataatcagcttcttgatatgggttgggttatattggcaaaggagaactactcactaacagggaggtaaagaCATTTGTGCAcgcaatttgagagaaataagctttttgtgcgtatggaacagtgtcgattttagcatgtaaatcttggtggggcaaaataATATAAGTggaatgcatgccagcaaagccacaacactaaacaatacatgaattgcactataacggtgacaaaaggtgcccacaaactgttaaggcctacataaagctgtcccaacatcttacgactgctacacctggctatctgcagagccttgtctggcaacgaaacagtttaattcagcctaatttactgccaaactatggcataaggggacaacgAGCGCATGAGGCAATCCTTAATTTCgactaagacattaatgagcgagagATACTGACTACGTCCATcctaactatttgtttagcacttttgaaatgtacagcaacagaattcagaacatgggccgttcttagtgTTCTCCTTGTACACCAAgttagaaccgtaggataaatatagagggcatataagcagacaatgaaagctcttacaatattcaatgattacatttctctaaaaccggttataggctacatgtcagaacagtaggcgaaattaagTGGGTTAAATAgaacaaattattagggtgacGCACATGtgctactaacatcttactacacaacatacgcttagtattactttcttaactGCActgtacatatctccctggcatattacataatttaggcagcagcatacaatacatttctgGACTCcccttgtgctgtgctcacttgaaatggaaggtggtgcggcggtccttcgtgggcaaattttgtcatcgtagtctggcattctctgtatttatggtgctttcaaaacaaggTTGATtcatgatgacgtcattgatctCCGGTCTTATCTCTAGAAAGACGCCGGCTTTACAATTCAaagttggatgaaagttcaaaacgtatttcCCAGTCGTAGTTTCTTtatcccgagttcccagttgtcttgaactaaCTAAAGTCAGATTTTGCCGTTCCAAGTAAACAGTTGTTTTGAGTGctgcacaaatcatgcttcattgacagcatggccgaTGTtgaaagtttatcattttaaacttggaaaagtgccccttaatcccagatgtgggaccacacagccactgaatagcaggctagtgattgctttgcaatgcttgcagttagccactgtcatTGATTCCTTCCAaagcactcattgttgaatttgcgatttccaacttgttttgtaatgtttatgtccaatggccgatgagcactatgttttatctataatttctcttcattatttatcttcatatgacaaggattaaaaacgTTTTGCCAGTAGATTTTCGACTTGATttatgatgactgctagctaagattttgaaagtatgatgatGACATGattagtccaatcaaagctactgtagatgtcattttatctgtggcaaataaccttatttaaaaaataaatacaaaattaccacatttatttaaccaggtagaccagttgagaacaagttctcaccttgagccttcttggatgggcacttcttatgtaACTCTATGCCTGCACACAGAGGGATAACATTTTCTAGCTCTACCCTCagacttggcggtgacgtagtgtcccccccccccccaaactgatatgtgacatgtgtTAATGCCAGAATAACAGgcaataaaacatgtatttttttaataaCAAGGCAAGTCTCAAATGACAGGTTGCCACTGGTTTGAAACCTTTAtcggatcttttatttcagctcatgaaatatgggaccgacactgtacatgttgcgtttatatttctgttcagtataattGGGGGAAAAACCACTTTTCTTAGAAAATATTAAGTCAACCCACTGTACAGGGAAAATGTAGGATGCTGTTTGATTTGTAAACCTATCAAAGCAATGGCACAAATCAATCAATTTCCCCCTCCCGCTAGGTGACCAGACCTCATTCGAAGTGCAGGTGCGTCAGGTGGAGGACTACCCTGTTGACCTGTACTACCTGATGGACCTGTCTCTGTCCATGAAGGATGACCTGGACACCATCAGGAACCTGGGCACCAAGCTGGCTGACGAGATGAGGAAACTCACCTCAAACTTCAGACTAGGCTTTGGCTCCTTCGTAGACAAGAACATGTCACCATTCTCTTACACAGCCACCAAGTACCAGGACAACCCCTGCAATGGGTGAGAACTGAGGAAGGGCATTGTTACTGACTGCAAGAGCACGACCATGTGTTTTCGGTTGATTTGGGAATCCAATAGGGAGTGCAGCTGAAATCATTTGGGTTCATGTTGGGATTTTGTGGATTTCATCTAGGATCAAGTGTAATATCAATATTTTAGTATATATATCAAGGTGCTGTATTTCTACTAAAATGGAAGTGAGGGCACTTTGCTTAGAATGTCTTCCTCTAAAACTAGAGTAGTAGTGTGAGAGAGGGAACGACTGTATCACTGTGTCAGTTCACTAACCATTTTATATCTTCTTATACCATTCACACTTCAGGATCATTTTTCTGTGAAAGTGGTAATTGACCCTGTCCTGTCCACTCTGttacagtggggtctgaaatgattgacacccttaatGAGGATTAGAAAAATGACTGTATACAATAattattcaaatactgagctgtagAGAAAGAGACTGAAAAGAAAAAAAGATGACCTCTTAAACAAAGGTAGGAGTAAAAAtggacacccctgttttcaatacctttctttcttttatttatttaactaggcaagttttaagaacaaattgttatttacaatgacggcctagcaaaaGGCTTCCTGGGCCTGGtatttacatttttgtaaatattttataataattgtgtgtgtatatgtatgacaaaacacacatcacagcaagagagacaacactacataaagagagacctaagactacaacatagcaaggcagcaacacatgacaacacagcatggtagcggTACAAACatttattgggcacagacaacagcacaaagggaaagatacaacaatacatcacacaaagcagctacaactatcagtaagagtgtccatgattgagtctttgaatgaagactgtccagtttgagtgtttgcacTCGTTcaagtcgctagctgcagcgaacaaTGCCTCACCCTGCGAAGATAACTgtactgagcctttttctaaaatgttttctgAGTTGAAGAACACATCGGGTTTGTTTTTTTGGACTGCCGCCTTCAATTcaagctctattttcatgtcatctgaccatatatCCTGGTACtaggtaaagttcatgatgccattaaccaatccaagtgccaatgccatttAGCAAACTTCAGGGCGATTACATTTGTTTGATGACATGAgaatagagctctttggcaacgcacaccagtggtgggtctGGCATCAAAATGAgaatagagctctttggcaaaGCACACCTGTGGTGGGTCTGGCATCAAAATGAGAatgtggatctttgatgttatggggataTTTAGCTTCCGCTGGAGTGAGGCCCTTGTTAAGGTTaatggcatcatgaactttacccagtaccagggtattttagccaaaaacctgctCACCTCTGCCTGGATGCTGAAACTTGAAAATGCAAGttgatcttccagcaagacaataacactAAGCACACACaatatcaacattttgcaatggccatctcggTGTCTggacttgaaacccattgaaaagctgtggtttgaattgaGGGATGTCCATAagtgcagatgaaggatatcaaaTATATAGAATGATGCTGTATGGAGGAATGATCTaacatccctcccaatgtgttctccaactcattaaacattttagaaaaatgctcagcaaggtgaggtattgacaACAGGGGTGTCAATTTTGACCCCTAGCTTTTTGGAGGAAATAAATAGTACTTGTTAAGCAAAATCTTTCTctaagcaattgtattagtataatctAATTTCCAAATGTTTTTGAGCATAcactatagctcagtatttgaattatatACAGTCATTTTTGTTAATCTTTATCAAGTGATGCTGAGGCTTGctgtggatgatgatgatgatgatgatgatgatggcaggCTGAAAGGGAACAGAATAGAACATAGAGGTTGAAAGCAGCCGcccacacatcacacaccacattTGCCCTGGAGGTGAGATTACGCCGCACTTACTTAGTGCCATCATCACGCATCACTGCCCAACTAGGTTATGCCCTGGGTcctgtgtgtggactgtgtgtcaGTCAAAGAGGCAGTACTGCAGGAAAATGTTAGGGGCAGAGGACAGATCATGCCGTTTGGGCCTCTCGTCCTTAACACACCTCTGCCCTTGCCAAAACCATCAAATGCCCCAAATGATATGGGTTTCCTCCAGGATGAATTGCGTGTTAGAATGTCACTGAGGTCTTCCTCTTGAGGAAACTGCATTATACCATGTTAAATGTAGCCAGTATTTGAAATAGTTTGCCTGGATGAGAGCCTGTGTGGGGGTGCCAAATGTGCAGGGTTTGCACTATTTCATTGGTTCCACTGTgccagacaagctcaatcaaACACAAATCAATACTATTTTAACCCAGGTCTGTTACATACATagcataatttattttaaaagttCCCTCTCCACAGATACAAGCTGTTCCCCAACTGTGTCCCTTCCTTTGGGTTCCGCCACCTCCTCTCCCTGACGGACAAGGTGGATCGCTTCAACGAGGAGGTGCAGAAACAGATGGTGTCTCGCAACAGGGACGCTCCGGAGGGAGGCTTCGACGCCATCCTGCAGGCTGCCGTCTGTAAGGTGAGCTGAGGCCGGGGTGTGATTAATGGGATGTGACCGGCTGGCATGCCAacctataaccctgaccctaaccttaatcttAAACCTTAATCCTAACCAATCAGAACCAGGTTTTCTGTCAGTCAAGTCCCTTTAGGTTTTCTACTGTGAGCTGTCAGTCAGGTAGACATGATGGATTGAGGCCCTGGTCGTGTTCATTAGCACACACAATGGAATACGAAAATGAGCATTTATTACTGAGTAGGTGTAGGTAGTCCCTCCCTGGTCTGATTGTCGTCCCCCCCCCCATTTTGTGCTTAATGAACACAAGTCACAATTGAGACTTGGGGTTAATTGAGTCTGTTAATTCAAAGCACCTGTTGGTTGAACAGGATGTCTAGTCTGGTGCAGCTGACAAGAAGCCCACTCACTAATAGAAACAGGCCCGGTCATATCACAGTTTATATCACAGAGaatgactccctccctcccaactctACCATGCGATTTGTTGTAACAGAAACTTGGATCGGGCAGTCTGTTTTGCACATCAAATGGGCATGGTTGCATGACTGTCGTACATAGTGAACTAACTACCACTCCAGACAAAACGCATTTGAAGCATGGCAGCTCTGTTTAATGTCTCTAGCATTCCAGCATGTTATTCAAAAAGGGCCCCGTATGCCAACTGCCAACCCACATCTCTTTCTATTGTGTACTGTGGCACATAATATTtctatttattttaccaggtaagttgactgagaacacgttctcatttacagcaacgacctggggaatagttacaggggagaggagggggatgaatgagccaattgtaagctggggatgattaggtgaccatgatggtatgaggtaCAGTTTGGGAATATACTGGGCTGGGCATCACAAATGGATGCCTTTTTATGTCTAAACATGGGTGAAAGGTCAGGTGTGTTTAGTGTTATGCTATTACTCAGCACTATGTTAACTTTGCTGTTACACTTTTTCTGACCTCTGCTTTCCATTGATAATGACCTTGTTCTGGATATAACAACTGCTACTCTCCTTGTTGATGTATGTGGTTGTCAAGCTTGTGGAAAGTGATAGTTTCCTTTCctcgtaataataataataatgatgaagtGATAGTGTTTTATAGGGGCAGGAACTACTCTTTACAGCTAGTAGTGCAGAGCGATTAGTGCATTTTGAGGTCGGTTTCGGTTAGACATtaaatgcattatgtgggttgaatgctgtaacacagaattttttttttgtccCATGATGGTTGTGACTGCCCATtgctgcttatcacttattaaccataattTATTCACAATACtttaaatcaaatatttattttatttgatgaccAAGTATGACCAAGTATTtgctgcttatcacttattaaccataattTATTCACAATACtttaaatcaaatatttattttatttgatgaccAAGTAATCTCTTCTCTGTACAGGTGTTGTCTATGCtctctgacaaaatcactattttagtagttcttcaatgtaaataaggcatacttttctgactgctgaataccaactatcaatcacttagacaACACCTGTACATGTATTTTCAGGTGTGCTTTCTATCCCTCTTGCAtgttctcacttctctctgtTTCAGTCAACGAGGTAGGTCTCCTTGTCTGCTCCATACATACCGAGACCGGACAAGTAAGCGTGTGCGCAATGGATTATAGTCATTgcagttaattaccacgttttctgcgctaaactatgtacaatattggcctgttggcaactacaactccctactacatagaaaaaatatataaacacaacatgcaaaaaTTTCAAAAATTTTACTGAGCTTagttaatataaggaaatcagtctattgaaatgaattcataaggcactaatctatggatttcacatgactgggaatacagatagatGTTGGTCAAAGATACCTTAAAAATAAAAggtaggtgtcacgccctgaccatagagagcccttggttctctatggtgtgatCTAGTatatttatttctatgttggtgctaatgtggttcccaattagaggcagctgtttatcaaatcaaatcaaatttatttatatagcccttcgtacatcagctgatatctcaaagtgctgtacagaaacccagcctaaaaccccaaacagcaagcaatgcaggtgtagaagcacggtggctaggaaaaactccctagaaaggccaatacctaggaagaaacctagagaggaaccaggctatgtggggtggccagtcctcttctgtctgtgccggg contains:
- the LOC116356379 gene encoding integrin beta-5-like produces the protein MWSPWQLVYRTAFGCMVLEIFIHNVAQGLNVCMSGSATSCEECLLISPSCAWCAQEEFGRARTLTSRCDLSQNLQKRGCEAHNIESPSSTTMVVKSEPLSSKGSGPTQYDVIQIMPQKISLNLRPGDQTSFEVQVRQVEDYPVDLYYLMDLSLSMKDDLDTIRNLGTKLADEMRKLTSNFRLGFGSFVDKNMSPFSYTATKYQDNPCNGYKLFPNCVPSFGFRHLLSLTDKVDRFNEEVQKQMVSRNRDAPEGGFDAILQAAVCKERIGWRKEAFHLLVFATDDVPHLALDGKLGGLVQPHDGECHMNEKNEYSGSTKMVRQGTVSIEL